The genomic interval TGGGAGCGGATGAAGTCCGCGTTCGAGATGATGCCCACGAGGTGGCCGGCGTCGTCCACGACGGGGAGTTTCTGGATGCCGGAGCGGAGGATGACGCGCGCCGCGTCCGTCACGTCCATGTCGGGGTGAGCGACGATGAGGTCGTCGCTCATCACGGCGAAGATGGCGGCGTCCTCGTCCGCGCGCAGGAGGTCGCGCGCGCTCACGAACCCCTCGACGCGACGGCCGTCCGTGACGGGGAAGCCGTTGTGGCCGTCGCTCGTCGCGATGCGTTCCGCGACCTCGGCGACGGTGTCGTCGGGCGAGACGGTCTGCACGTCCCGCGTCATGTACTCGCTGACCTTCGGTTTCCCGGGGCCGCCGTCGAACGCCTCGTCCATACGAAATCTAGCGCGCCGGGGAGGAAAAGCCCTGCTACCGTACCGCGTCGAAGAAGCGGTTCGCGATGGCGTCTTCGAGGACGCCCTGGAGTTCGTCCGCGGCGTCCCCTTCGAGCACGTCGAAGACGCCCATCGGTATCTGCGCGCCAGCCATGTCCGCGTGTCCGCCCGCGCTCCCGAGGTCGTCGAACGCCTCGCGGAGCGCGCTCCCGAGGTCAACGTCCGCGCCGCGGGCGCGCGCGGACGCGTACACGGTGCCGTCCATGAACCCGTAGACGAACGTGACGGTGACGCCCTCCATCGCGAGCAGGCGGTCGGCGGCCTGCGCGAGCGTGTCCCGGTCGTTGATAGCGCCGACGCACGACGACAACACGGAGCCGTTCAGCTGGCGGTTTCCGATGCCGCGCGCGATGACGTCGAACGTGTCCGCGCTCACGTTCGGGCTCTCCACGCGCTCCAGCACGTCCACGTCCGCGTACGCGAGGAGTTCCGCGGCGGCCTCGAAGTCCGCGGTCGTTATCTCCCGGGAGAAGTCCTTCGTGTCCACGCGAATCCCGTAGAGGAGACCGGTCGCGACGGACGTGTCGAGGTCGACGCCGAGCTGGCTGAGGTACTCCACGAGAATCGTGCTCGTCGCGCCGACCTCGGGCCGCACGTCCACGAAGTCCGCGTCGATGTCGCCCTCGGAGGGGTGGTGGTCGATGACCACGTCCACGTCGGTGTCCGGAGGGAGTTGGTCGTTCACGCCCGGCCGCGAGTGGTCGACGAGCGCGACGCCCGCGTAGTCGTCCAGGCTGGCGTCCGGGTCGAGGTTCACCAGGTCGAGGTCGAGGAGGTTCACGAACGCCCGGTTCTCCTGGTGGCTGATTTCGCCGAAGTAACAGGCGTCCGCGGGCGTGCCGACGCCGTCCGCGATGCGGGTGAGCGCGACCGCGGCGGCGATGGCGTCCGGGTCGGGGTTGTCGTGCATGAACACCGCGAGCCGTCCCTCTACGGCCTGCAGGGTGCCGCGGAGGTCGTGCACGCGCCCGGAGTCGCCGCGCGCGGCGGTCTCCGCCACGTCGTCGAGGACGGCGGCCCCGGCGTCCACCACGCGGTCGGCGACCCCGGCGAGCGCGTCCCGCGTGGAGCGCGTCGCGCCGACGCCAGTGAACGCGACGACGTACGCGTCGGGGTGCGCGGCCGTCACCGCGCGGGTGGCGGCGAGGTTCGTCTCCGGGTCGTCCGCGCCGACGAACACCACGTCGGGCGCGCGCTCGCGGTCGATGCTCGCGGGGTCGGTGATGTCCGCGGTCTCCGCGGGCACCTTCTCGTTTCGGAGGGATTCGACGCGGCTCGCGTCGGCGTCCAGGACGAGCAGGTCGCCGGACTCGCCGCCGAGTTCGTCCACGACGGCGTGGCCTGTCGTCCCGCACCCGAGGACGAGCCGAAATACCATCACGTCCGGCTATCCCGCCGCCGGCCTAAAACCTACCGTCTACCGGGCGACTACCCGAGAAGGGCGGTCGCGGCGGAGACGGCGGTGTCCGCGACGGGGTCGAACGCGACGAGGAGGAGGACGGTGACGACGCCCGCGGCGACGACGGCGGCGTAGAGGCCGGCGGGCCGACTGCGGATGTCGAAGTCGCGCTCGGACTCGCCCCAGAGCGAAGTCACGACGCGCGAGTAGAAGTAGAGGGAGAGCGCGCTGTTCACGAGCGCGATGGCGACGAGCCAGACGAACCCGGCGTCCACGGCGGACGCGAACAGGAAGTACTTCGAGAGGAAGCCCGCGCCGACGGGGAGGCCGGCGAGGCTGAACACGAACACGGTCATCGCCAGGGAGGCGACGGGTGCGCGGCGACCGAGGCCCTCGTAGTCCTCGAACGTCTCGCCGACGCCCCAGTGTTCGGCGAGCGCGACGAACAGGAACGCGCCCGTGTTCATGAAGCCGTACGCGAACAGGTGCATCATGCTCGCGCCGAGGACGAGGCCGTCGGCGTCACCGGCGAGCGCGGCGAGTCCGATGAGGACGTAGCCGGCGTGGCCGATGCTGGAGTAGGCGAGCATGCGCTTGACGGCTTCCTGGCGGGCGGCGGCGAAGTTCCCGAGCGTCATCGTCACCGCGGCGAGCACGGCGAGGACGAGCGCCCAGTTCACGGTGGACGCCACCGCGTCGAGCGGGAACGCGACCGTGAACACGCGGAACGCCGCGGCGAACCCGGCGGCCTTCGACGCGCTGGAGAGGAACGCGCTGATGGGCGCGGGCGCGCCCTCGTAGGCCTCAGGTGCCCAGAAGTGGAAGGGGACGCTCGCGGTCTTGAACAGGAATCCGCCGAGCACCATCAGCACGCCGACGCCGAACACGCCGCCGAGCGACTGCTCGGACGCGGCGGCCGCGACCTCGGGGAGCGCGAGCGACCCGGTCGCGCCGTAGACGAGACTGAGGCCGTACAGCATCACCGCGCTGGAGAGCGCGCCGACGAGGAAGTACTTCATGCTCGCCTCCACGCTGTCCTTGTTCGACTTCAGGAACCCCACGAGAACGTAGGAGGGGATGCTGACGAGTTCGAGCGCGACGAACACGGTCGCGAGGCTGTTCGCGGCGGCGAGCGCGCTCATCCCGGTCGTTGCGAGCAGGACGAGCGCGTAGTACTCGGCGGCGTGCGCGTGCTCGCGGACGTAGTCGTAGGACGCGACCACGACGAGCGCCGCGACCGATCCGACGAGCACCGTGAAGAACAGCGCGAGGTCGTCCACGACGAGCGCTCCCTCGAACGCGGTGAGGGCGTCGCTCCCGGTGCCGGCCCACGCGAACCAGACGGCGAGTCCGGTCGCCGTGAGCGTGCCCGCGGCCGCGATGGCGGCGAGCAGGCCGTCCTTGCGGTCGCCGGGCGAGAGCGTGTCCACGGCGAGCACGAGCAGGGCCGCGAGACCGAGGACGTACTGCGGGGAGAGCGGTGGGAGTTCGACCATCTATACACCACCTCCGAGAATCGCGTTGATGGAGTCCTGAATCATACCCATGAAGACGTCGGGGGCGACGCCGAGTCCGATGGCGAGGAGGACGAGCGCGACGCCGGGCGCGAGCGCGCTCCGCGCCGGGTCGGCGACCGCGGCGTCCGTGTCGACCGCGTACGGGCCGAAGAGGACGCGCTGCATCGTCCACAGCAGGTAGCCGGCGATGACGACGATGCCGAACATCGCGACGGCCGTGATGAGCGCGGCGTTCGCGTACGCGGCCTGGAAGGAGCCGGTGAAGATGAAGAACTCCGCGGCGAACCCGCTCATCAGCGGGAGTCCCATGTAGCCGAACGCGCCCGCGACGAACAGGCTGGCGGTGACGGGCATCTCCGACGCGACGCCGGAGAGCTTATCGACCATCCGGGTGTCGGTGGAGCGCTCGATCGCGCCGACCGCGAGGAACAGCAGGCCGATGAGGACGCCGTGGCTCACCATCTGGAACGTCGCGCCCGAGAGGCCGTACGTCGTGTACGTGACGAGGCCGAGGAGCACGAAGCCCATCGAGGGAATCGACGTGTACGCGACGATGCGCTTGAGGTCTTGCTGGCTCACCGCGACGAACGACCCGTAGAGGACGGTGACGACGGCGAGCGCGCCGAGGAGCGGCGCGAACTCGCGCGTGGTCTCGGGGAACATCGTGACGTTGAACCGAAGCAGGGAGTACGTCCCCATCTTCGTCACGACGCCCGCGAGCACGAGCGTCACCGGCGTGGGGGCTTCCGTGTACGCGTCCGGGAGCCACGTGTGGAACGGGACGAGCGCCGTCTTCACGGCGAACCCGAAGAACAGCGCGAAGAACGCGATGGTCGTGACGGTGTCGGGCGCGAGCCCGTAGAACGTCGTGAGTTCGTCGCCGCGCACGGCGGCCGCGACGGCCGCGAGGTCGAAGGACTCGACGGGCGACGCGAACACGACGAGCATGAACCCGACGAACAAGACGAGGCTCGCGACGTTCGTGTACACGAAGAACTTGATTGCGGCGTACGACCGCCGGGGGCCGCCCCAGACCGCGACGAGGAGGTAGAGCGGGACGAGCACGAACTCCCAGAACACGAACCAGACGAAGAAGTCGAGCGCGGCGAACACGCCGAACAGGCTGGCTTCCGTGAACAGGAGGAGCGCGTAGAACTCGGAGCGCCGGTCGTCGATGTAGTTCCACGCGGTCACGACGGCGAGCGTCGTCATCACGGCCGTGAGCGCGACGAGCGGAAGGCTCACGCCGTCCAATCCGACGTGCCACTGGAGCGCGTACTCGCCGAAGGATATCCACTGCCGCGTGGTCTCGAAGGCGGGCGTGCCGCTCTGGAGGAGGGCGTTGCCCGCGCCGTCGTAGCGACTGTACAACAGGAGGCTGCCCGCGAGGGGCAGGAGGCTGAGCGCGGCCGCGAGCTTCGCCGCCCACTTCTCGGGCGCGGCGAGCACGGCGACGGCGCTCAGGAACGTGACTGCGAGTAAGGCTTCTATCAACATCTAGAACCACCCCCCGAGGAACCCGACCACGGCGAGGATGACGACGAGGCCGAGCGTGAGGAACGTGATGTAGTTCGACACCCGTCCGGTCTGCAGGCGACGGGTCTGCGCGCCGCTGAAGAGGGTGACGCTCGATGCGCCGTCGACGACGCCGTCCACGATGCCCTGGTCGAACTTGCTCGTGCCCCGGGAGACGGGGAGCGCGACGCCGGTCGCGAGCCAGTCCTGGAACTCGTCCTGGTAGTAGTTGTTGTAGAGCAGGGTCTTCACGGAACCGAGTGTCTCCGTGTGCTCGCTGGGTTCGGGGCCGCGGTAGAGCACCCACGCGAGCAGGACGCCGGCGAGCGCGAGCGCGAGGGAGACGCCCGCGGTCAGCACGCTACTGACCTCGGTCGCGGTAAACGCGGCGTTCGCGACGACGAGGTCGTGGTAGTGGTGCGCGGCGGTCGCCTCGATGGGGCCCTGGAGCCACGAGTCGAGGAACGTCACGCTCGCGCCGGTGAGTTCGTGAATCAGGCCGGGGTTGACGAACCCGACGACGGTCGCGCCGACGCCGAGCACGGCGACGGGGAGTTTCATGCTCCACCCCACGTCGTGCGCGGACTCGGCCTCGCTCGTCCGGGGTTCGCCGTGGAAGGTGAGAAGCACCATCCGAATCGTGTAGAACCCGGTGAAGAACACCGCAATAAGGCCGAGGACGGCGGCGACGAGCACGGCGGTGTTGCCGCCGAGGCCGAACACGAGCGCCTCGTGGAGGACGGCGTCCTTCGACCAGAAGCCCGCGAAGGGCACGATGCCGGCGAGCGCGAGCGACCCGGCGAGGAACGCCCAGTAGGTCACCGGGAGTTTGTCCTTCAGGCCGCCCATGTTCCACATGTCCTCGTCGTGGTGCATCGCCACGATGACGACGCCCGCGCCGAGGAAGAGGAGGGACTTGAAGACGGCGTGCGTGAGCAGGTGGAAGACGCCCGCGACGTACCCGCCCGCGCCGAGGCCGAGCATCATATACCCATATTGGCTGATGGTGGAGTACGCGAGCACCTGCTTGATTTCGCGCTTCACGAGCGCCATCGTCGCGGCGAACAGCGCGGTAAACCCGCCGACGAGCGCGATAATCGCGAGCACGGTCGGGAGTTGCGCGTACACGCCGTACATCCGCGCGACGAGGTAGACGCCGGCCGCGACCATCGTCGCGGCGTGGATGAGCGCCGACACGGGGGTCGGGCCTTCCATCGCGTCCGGGAGCCACGTGTGCAGGGGGAACTGCGCGGACTTCCCGATGACGCCGCCGAGGACGAGGAGTCCGAGGACGGCGAACCAGTTCTGCGCGCTCAGCCCGAAGTACGTCGTCGCGCCGCCCTCCAGTCCCGTGGCGACGAGTTCGGGGAGTTCGGTGAACGTCGCGGTGCCGAACGTCCCGAGGATGCCCACGAGACCGAGGAGGAGGAAGTAGTCCCCGAAGCGCGTGACGAGGAACGCCTTCTTCGCGGCGCTCGCGGGGCCGGGCCGACTGTACCAGTGGCCGATGAGCCACCACGAGCAGAAGCCGACGAGTTCGAAGAAGACGAAGCTCATCAGGAGGTTGTCGGCGAGCGTGAACGCGAGCATGCTCGCGGTGAACAAGCCGAGGCCGGCGTAGTAGCGCGGCCGGCCGGGTTCGTTCTCGGCGTTCATGTAGCCGAGGCTGAACACGTGAACCGCGAGCGCGACGACCGACACCAGGACGGCCATCATCGCCGACAGCGGGTCGACGAGCAGGCCGAAGTGGAGGCTGAAGGTGCCGTCGCCGGCGACCCACGTGTAGAGTTCTTCGTTCAGCGTTTCGCCGCCGCTGACCGTGAAGAAGACCCACACGGACAGCAGCAGCGACCCTGCGGTCGCGAGGATTCCGGGAATCGCGCCGTCCCTGGGGAGGACGCGCGGCGCGTAGTGGCCGACGAGAAGCGCGACGAGGAATCCGGCGAGCGGCAGGGCGGGAATCGCCGCAGCGTAGTCGAGTGCACCCGCCATCTTACCACCTCATTGACGTAGGAATCGTCACATCGACGCCTTTGAAGTTCCGGTACAGGGTGAGCACGATACCGATGCCCACGGCGACTTCCGCGGCCGCGAGCGCCATCGCGAACAGGCTGAACGTCTGTCCGACGAGGTTGCCGTGCATGTGGCTGAACGCGATGAAGTTGAGGTTCGCGGCGTTCAGCATGAGTTCGACGCTCATCAGGAAGACCAATGCGTTCCGCCGGGTGAGCACGCCGAACACGCCGATGCAGAAGATGCCGGCGGACAGCAGGAGGAAGTACTCGGTGGGAATCATTCGTCGTCACCCCACTGGAGCGGGTTCCCGATGCTGCCGTCCTCGCGCTTCGCGAGGAGCACCGCGCCGACGAGCGCCGCGACGAGCACGAGGTCGATGAGTTCGAACGCGGCGAGGAAGCCCTCGGTCGGGACGCCGCTCTCCCCCGTGAAGTCGAAGAGCGCGTACCCGATGTCGGTGATGAGGGCGGCGTCCGCGGGGTAGCCCGCGGGGTCGGGGAGGCTCGCGCCGAGGAACGCCGCGGCCATCACGGCGAACAGCGCGACGGCGACGAGGCCGGGGAGGAGGTCGAGGTCGGCGAAGCGCGAGCGCGCCATCAGCCGGCCACCTCCGGTTCTTCCTCTTCTTCTGCGCACGTGAGCATCACCGCGAACGCGATGAGCACGAGCACGCCCCCGACGTACACGAGCACCTGCATCGCCGCCGGGAACTCCGCGTTCAGCCACACGAAGTGAACGGCGAGCGAGAGGAGCGCGCCGCCCAGCATCAATGCGGAGTGCCAGACGTCACGCATCAGCACGACGCCGAGACTGAACGCGAGCGTGACGAGCGCGAGCACGGCGAACGCGCCGGTTTCGACGAGCGTCACTGGTAATCCACCTCGCCTTCGCCCTCGCCCACCCACGCCGACCGGTCGGGTTCGCGGGCCGCGAGCGGGTCTACGTCCTTGTACCACGGAACGTTCTTCAACTGCTCCTTGTTGTACGCGAGGTCGTGTTTGGTGTCCCCGGTGAACTCGAAGTTCTGCGTCAGCAGAATGGCGTCCACGGGACACACCTCCTCGCAGAGCCGGCAGTAGATGCACTGGCCGACGTGGAGGTTGTACTGTTCGCCCTGTCGCTTGTCGTCAGTGACGATGTGGATGGTGTCGTTCGGACACACCTTCTCGCACTGCCGACACCAGATACAGCGCTCCTGACTGAACTTGTGAATCCCGCGGAAGCGCGGGCTCACTTCGGGCGCGGTATCCGGGTACTCGACGGTGAACGTCTTCCCGTCGAGCGCGTGCTTCATCGTCGTCGCCATGGATTTGAGTACGCCTATCATGCGATCACCCCCACGATGACTGCGGTGAGAACGAGGTTCGCGAAGGAGAGCACGAGCATGCCCTTCCAGCCGACCTCGATGAGCTGGTCGACCCGGATGCGGGGAACCGCGGACCGACACCACTGCGTGAAGAGGAACACCGCCCAGATTTTGGCGATGAACCAGACGATACCGGGGAGCCACGGGCCGGCGGGGCCGCCGAGGAAGAGCGTGGCGATGATTGCGCCGCCGAGGAAGATGTGCAGGAACTCCCCGAGGTAGAAGAGAACGAAGTACACCGAGGAGTACTCGGTCTGGTAGCCGGCGACGAGTTCGCTCGGCGCGTCAGCGAGGTCGAACGGGTTGCGTCCGACTTCGGCGAGGTTCGCGAGGACGAACAACGCGAACGCGAAGGGGTTGACGAACCCGAACCACATCGGGATGTGAACGCCGGCGATGACGGCGAGCGTCTCGGACTGCGCGGCGACGATTTCGCTCACCTGGAGCGACCCCGCGAGGAGCACGACCGACGCGGCCGTGACGACGAGCGGAATCTCGTACGCGATGCTCTCGGCGACGGCGCGCATGCTCCCGAGGAACGAGTACTTGTTCGAGGACGCGTAGCCGCCGGCGACGATGCCGAGCACGGAGAGCGAGGAGACGGCGAAGACGAACGCGATGCCGACCTCGGGGTCGGCGAGCTGGATGCCGTTCCCCATCGGAATCACCGCGAACCCGAGGAGCGCGCTGAACGGCAGAAGGAATGGTGCGAGGTCCCACGCGGGGCGGTCGACGCCCTCGGGGACGATGCGTTCCTTCGAGAGGAGGCGGACGGCGTCCGCGACGATGATGAACAGGCCGAACGGCCCGACCTTGCTCACGGCGATGCGGTCGGTGAACGCCGCCGTAATCTTCCGTTTCGCCCACGGGCCGGCGATGGCGCTCAGCGTCAGCAGGAGGGTCGCGACGAACGCCGCGCCGACCAGCGCGCTCAATACTTCCACCCAGAGCGGGGGGGTCGCGCCGTACCCGAGCAGTTCGCTGATCGTGACCGGGAGCGTGCTCATCTGTCCACCTCACCCAGGATGATGTCGAGGCTGCCGAGGGTCGCGATGAGGTCGGGGATGTACTCGCCGTTACTCATCGCGGGGAGCGCCTGCAGGTTCGAGAAGCAGGGGCTCCGAATCTTGAAGCGCGCGGGCTGTCCGGTGCCGTCCGAGCGGATGTAGACGCCGAGTTCGCCCTTCGCGCCCTCGACGGCGCGGTACGTCTCGCGGTCCTCCTCGGGGTTGAGGGTGCGCGGGACGTTCGACTGAACCTCGCGGTCGTCCTCGGGCCAGTCTTCGAGGAGGTCGACGCACTGTTCGATGATGCGCGCGGACTGCTCGACCTCCCGCATCCGCACGAGGAGGCGGCTGTAGTTGTCGCCGCCGGACTCGGTGACGACGTCCCAGTCGAGGTGTTCGTAGTAGCCGTAGGGGTCGTCGCGGCGGAGGTCGTAGTCCACGCCGGACGCGCGGGCGACCGGGCCGGTGACGCCGAAGTCCTTCGCGGTGTCGGCGTCGAGGACGCCCGTGTCGATGCAGCGCAACTGGAAGAGTTCGTTGTCCGTGATGAGGTCGTGGTACTCCTCCAGGCGGTTCGGGAGGTCGTCGAGGAATTCACGGACGTTCTCGAAGAACGTCTCCCGGGGTTCGGGGATGTCCCAGACGACGCCGCCGAGGCGGAAGTAGTTGAACATCATCCGCTGGCCGGTGAGGTCTTCGAGGAGGTTCTGGACGTTCTCCCGGTCGCGCATCGCGTACATGAAGATGGCCGTGAACTCGCCGTAGATGTCGAGACAGAACGTCCCGAGCGCGAGCATGTGACTGGCGATGCGGCAGAGTTCCGCGCCCATCGTCCGGATGACCTGCGCGTACTCCGGCACCTCGATGTCGTTCAAGTCCTCCGCGGTGCGGGCGTACGCCCACTCGTTCAGGAGGCCGGCCGAGGCGTAGTCCCACCGGTCGGGGTACGGCATGATCTGATAGCGGTAGTTCCCGTTCTGCGCCATCTGCTCCTCGCAGCGGTGGAGGTAGCCGATGTCGGGTTCGACGTCCACGACCTGCTCGCCGTCGAGGACGGTTTCGAGGTGGAGGACGCCGTGGGTCGCCGGGTGGTGCGGGCCGATGTTGAGGAACATCGTGTCCGACTCCTCGTCCCGGAACTTCCCTTCGAGGGGGTTCTTGTTCTCCTCGAACGTCACTATCTGGGGTTTGTTCTGGTTGTAGTCCCGGCCGAGCGGGTGGCCCTGCCAGGTCTCGGGCAGGAGGATGCGGCGGAGGTCGGGGTGGTCGTCGTACTGGACGCCGACGAGGTCGTACGCCTCGCGTTCGTGCCACTCCGCGGTCTTGAACACCGAGGACGCGGACTGACTCACGGGGTCGTCGCGGCTCGTCGGCACGACCACGGACACCTCCTCCGTCGGGTCGTTGTACTTCTTCAGGTGGTAGATGGACTCGAAGCGGTCTTCGTACTCCTGGCTCGTGACCGCGGAGAGGTGGTCGAAGCCGGCTTCCTCCTTCAGCGCGCTCAGCGACTCCTCGACGCGGTCGGCGCGAACCACGAACCCGTCCGCGTTCAGGTGGCTCTCGCGGCCGACCACGGCGTCGCCGAGCAGGTCGGAGAGCGCGTCGTAGTCGACGCCCATCGGTTCCACCGACGGTTCGGGCTCTTCGTCGGGGGTGTCGTCTGCCTGACTCATCTGTCTCCCTCCGTCATGGCGAGTCAGCCCAGTTGTACCGCATGACGAGCGTGTCCTCGTCTATCTCGTCCGCGAGTTCCTGCACGAGTTCGTCCCGGTCGAGGTCGCCGAACTCCTCCAGTTCGTACGGCTTGACCGTGACGGGCGCGCTCTCGCCGTTCATCACGCGCTCCTGCAGTTTCACGACGCCGTAGACGAGCGCCTCGGGGCGGGGCGGACACCCGGGGACGTGGATGTCCACGGGGATGACTTCCTCCGCGCCCTTGAGGACGTTGTAGCCCTCCTGGAACGGCCCGCCGGAGATCGTACAGGAGCCCATGCCGACGACGAACTTCGGCTCCGGCATCTGGTCGTAGACGCGCTTCATGCGCGGCGCGAACTTCGAGACGATGGTTCCGGGGACGATCATCACGTCGGCCTGCCGCGGACTGGCGCGCGGCACGCCCGACCCGAATCGGTCGAGGTCGTGCTTGACCGCGTACGTGTGCATCATCTCGATGCTGCAGCAGGCGATACCGAACTGCAGCATGAACATGGAGTTCCCGCGAACCCAGTCCATGAACTTATCGAACTTCGTGAGGATGAACGGGGACGTGCCGAGCGCTTCGCGCAGTTTCGAGTTGAAGCGGTCGTCGACGCCCTCGCCCATGCGGGCCTCCCGTGTCTTGGTCTGTGGCGCTGTGCTCTCCCGTATCGCGTCCCGTGGCGTGTCACTACTCATGCTTGTACTCGTACCGTGGGTTCCGCACCCAACTCACCGCGCCGTTCCGCCACGCCCACACGAGTCCGACGACCAGAACGCCGATGAAGACGAGCATAGGTGCGAGCGCGGCAACGAGGCCCTGACTGTCGACCGCGGACCGATAGATGACGGTCCAGGGGAAGATGAGCACGGTCTCGATGTCGAAGACGACGAACAGCAACGCGACCATGTAGTACTGGATGTTGAACCGAAGACGCGTGCTCCCGGTCGGAACCTCGCCGCTCTCGAACGCGGCGCGTTTCCCTTGTTCGGGCACACTGGGACGTAGCAGGGTGGAGACGGCCACCATCGAGAGAGGGATGATGACGCCGACAGCCGCCAGCGCGCCGATGGCGATCCAAGTATTCATAACTCCGTATCGTCCGTCGATTCATCCGCCACACCTATAAACGTTGATTCTTGTGTCGGCGGCCGAACGACAGGGTCTACGGGCGTTTCGGGGCGTCTCGAAGGAGCGGGTTCGGTCAGTCGTCGCGCCGGTCGCGGAAGCCTTCGACGCCGCGGTCGTGGAGGTCGCGGGAGACCTCGGCGACGCCGGCGCGGCGGTCGTCGTGCAGGCGTTCGAGACGTGCTTCGAGGTCGCTGTCGGAGCGCGCGAGCACTTGCGCGGCGGAGAGGCCGGCGTTGTAGGACTTCCCGGCGTCCACGGCCGTCAGCGGCGCGCCGGTCGGCATCCCGATGACGGAGTCCACGGACTTCTCCTGGACGGGCACGCCGATGACGGGAACGGGGTAGGCGATGGACGCGGTCATGTTCGGGAGGTCGGCGGACTTCCCGCCCGCGCCGGCGATGACGACGTCGAGGCCGCGGTCGCCGGCGGTGTCGGCGTACGCGTACATGAGGTCGGGCGTCCGGTGCGCGGAGACGACCCACGTCTCGAACGAGTAGCCAGCGGGCGGGTTCTCGGGGTCGGTCTCCTCCGTGAACCCGAGGTCGGTGAGGGCTTCGGCGGCCCCGGCCATCGTGTCGAGGTCGGAGTCCGACCCCATCACGATTCCCACGTCGGGCGTCTGGTCGCGGTTCGATTCGGCGTCTGCTTCGAAGAAGTCGATGAGGTCTTGGACGGTCATTGGAAGTCGAGGGCGTCGCGGGCGGTTCGCGCGCGAGTGAGCGCGGTGTCGGTGTCGTCGCCGCTCGCGGTGACGTGCCCCATCTTCCGCAGGGGCCGCACCTGCGCCTTCCCGTACCAGTGGAGCGCCGCCGTCGCCACGGAGAGCGCGTCGTCCGCGCCGGCGAGACTGGCGGGGCGCTCCGCGCCCGAGCCGAGGAGGTTCGCCATCGCCGTCGGCCCCCGGAGTTCGGTCGAACCGAGCGGGAGGCCGAGCACGGCGCGCACGTGCTGTTCGAACTGCGAGGTGTGCGCGCCCTCGATGGTGTAGTGCCCCGAGTTGTGGGGGCGGGGCGCGATTTCGTTCACGAGCACGTCCCCATCCAGTTCAAACAGCTCGATGCCGAAGACGCCGCGGCCGTCGAGGGCGTCGAGCACGTCGAGCGCGACCTCGCGGGCGCGTTCGACCGTCTGGTCGTCGGTGCGGGCGGGCGCAATCGTCTCGCGGAGGATTTCGTCCTCGTGGACGTTCTCCACGACGGGGAAGGCGTCGCGCTCGTCGTCGCCGCGGACGCCGATGACGGAGAGTTCGCGCTCGAAGTCCACGAGTTCCTCGGCGACGAGGCCGGTGAGGTCGTCGAAGTAGCCGACGGCGTCGGAGACGGTGGCGGCGACGTGGTTCCCGCGGCCGTCGTAGCCGCCGCGGCGGGCTTTCAGCATGAGGGGGCTGCCGAGGTCGTCGAACGCGTCGCGGAGGTCGGTCTCGGCGTGAACCTCGCGGAAGGCGGGGACGGGGAGGCCGGCGTCGGCGAGCGCGCGCTT from Salarchaeum japonicum carries:
- a CDS encoding 5-(carboxyamino)imidazole ribonucleotide synthase: MDSLVPGGTLGVVGGGQLGRMLAEAASPLGVDVVVLDPTPDCPACPPAADQLVADFDDPDALASLAERADVVTYEIELADADALESLDAPVHPAPDSLRTTGDKLAEKRALADAGLPVPAFREVHAETDLRDAFDDLGSPLMLKARRGGYDGRGNHVAATVSDAVGYFDDLTGLVAEELVDFERELSVIGVRGDDERDAFPVVENVHEDEILRETIAPARTDDQTVERAREVALDVLDALDGRGVFGIELFELDGDVLVNEIAPRPHNSGHYTIEGAHTSQFEQHVRAVLGLPLGSTELRGPTAMANLLGSGAERPASLAGADDALSVATAALHWYGKAQVRPLRKMGHVTASGDDTDTALTRARTARDALDFQ